A region of Pasteurellaceae bacterium Orientalotternb1 DNA encodes the following proteins:
- a CDS encoding hemolysin D, giving the protein MKLALQAFGDLIKRYCRVFKAVWAERKQLESPARQTDENAFLPAHLELTETPVSALPKWAARLIVLFLLVAVIWASIGQVEIVTVAEGKITTSSRSKTIQPLETAIVKKVLVKNGDYVKQGQLLMELNAMGVEVDFSKSEELLKTAKLSQLRLQSLLQAITEQQEPILEQDEEYKRLFAREILQFEREQALATNQYLTWLSQKKRQLAAIEQKHQEKHTIEINIIKLSDIQKFEAERRDDFLKLYKQRSVSKHEYYQQENRLLEVQNNLETQKSRLNEVIQQIEQAEQEYHVFLNSFKRDLLDELKKVTDHFAQTQFELEKAKQRQQFMQIHSPIDGVVQQLQTYTIGGVVTTAQNVMVIAPEQDNLEIEAMITNEDVGFVKPGQEVIIKVRAFPYTRYGYVTGTVKNISFDAIHDEKLGYVFATTITMHQNRLQADGQTIPLKQGMIVSAEIKTGKRSVMDYLLSPLKTTIDESLRER; this is encoded by the coding sequence ATGAAACTAGCACTACAAGCCTTTGGCGATCTGATTAAACGTTATTGCCGCGTGTTTAAAGCGGTATGGGCAGAGCGTAAGCAGTTAGAAAGTCCAGCAAGACAAACGGATGAAAATGCGTTTCTCCCTGCCCATTTAGAATTAACTGAAACTCCCGTGTCTGCATTACCAAAATGGGCAGCTCGTTTAATTGTGCTTTTCCTACTTGTTGCGGTGATTTGGGCAAGTATCGGGCAAGTTGAAATTGTGACGGTAGCAGAAGGTAAAATCACAACGAGCAGTCGCAGTAAAACGATTCAACCGCTGGAAACTGCCATTGTCAAAAAGGTACTAGTGAAAAATGGCGATTATGTGAAACAAGGGCAATTATTAATGGAACTTAACGCAATGGGCGTTGAAGTCGATTTTTCCAAATCAGAAGAATTGCTTAAAACAGCAAAATTAAGCCAATTGCGTTTGCAATCGTTACTTCAAGCCATTACTGAACAACAGGAGCCTATTTTAGAACAAGATGAAGAATACAAGCGGTTATTTGCAAGGGAAATTTTGCAATTTGAGCGAGAGCAAGCGTTAGCCACTAATCAATATTTGACGTGGTTGTCGCAAAAGAAAAGACAATTGGCAGCAATTGAACAAAAGCATCAAGAAAAACACACAATTGAAATTAATATTATCAAGCTATCAGATATTCAAAAATTTGAAGCGGAGCGGCGAGATGATTTTCTCAAATTATATAAGCAAAGAAGTGTTTCCAAACACGAATATTACCAACAAGAGAACCGCTTATTAGAAGTACAAAATAATCTTGAAACTCAAAAAAGCCGTTTAAATGAAGTAATACAACAAATTGAACAAGCAGAACAAGAGTATCACGTTTTTCTCAATTCATTTAAGCGAGATCTATTGGATGAGTTGAAAAAAGTCACAGACCATTTCGCTCAAACGCAATTTGAATTGGAAAAAGCCAAGCAACGCCAACAATTTATGCAAATTCACTCTCCAATTGATGGCGTAGTCCAACAACTACAAACCTATACGATTGGTGGCGTGGTGACGACTGCACAAAATGTGATGGTGATTGCTCCTGAACAGGATAATCTCGAAATTGAAGCGATGATTACCAATGAAGATGTTGGCTTTGTAAAGCCTGGGCAAGAAGTGATTATTAAAGTACGAGCTTTTCCTTATACACGCTATGGCTATGTGACGGGAACAGTAAAAAATATAAGTTTTGATGCCATTCACGATGAAAAACTGGGCTATGTATTTGCCACGACTATCACAATGCATCAAAACAGGCTCCAAGCAGATGGACAAACTATTCCCTTAAAGCAAGGAATGATTGTTTCTGCAGAAATAAAAACAGGTAAACGCAGTGTAATGGATTATTTACTCAGCCCACTGAAAACAACAATTGATGAGAGTTTAAGGGAAAGGTAG